A single genomic interval of Psychroserpens sp. NJDZ02 harbors:
- a CDS encoding porin family protein, translated as MKKTILLLTFVLTSFYGFSQDALYGVRAGYNISNLDFDPSVPTGVENAHRNGFFIGFFGEYSLSKSFSFAPEVQFSAEGAKDQELRINYIQVPLFFKYKIGKSLAIGVGPQASLKGHSYEDSLKNFGFSALGGLEYLISDEFFVDFRYSYGLSNVLDDNASDLEATNTNIQIGFGVKF; from the coding sequence ATGAAAAAAACTATTTTACTTCTAACATTTGTATTAACTTCTTTTTACGGATTTTCTCAAGACGCTTTATACGGTGTAAGAGCTGGATATAATATTTCTAATTTAGATTTTGATCCAAGTGTACCTACTGGAGTTGAAAATGCACATAGAAATGGCTTTTTTATTGGTTTTTTCGGAGAGTATAGTTTGTCTAAATCATTTTCGTTTGCACCAGAAGTTCAGTTTTCAGCTGAAGGCGCAAAAGATCAAGAATTGCGTATTAATTATATACAAGTACCATTATTTTTTAAATATAAAATCGGTAAATCTTTAGCTATAGGCGTAGGACCTCAAGCAAGTTTAAAAGGGCATTCTTATGAGGATAGCCTAAAAAACTTTGGTTTTTCTGCATTAGGAGGTTTAGAGTATTTAATTTCAGATGAGTTTTTTGTAGATTTCAGATATTCTTATGGTTTATCCAATGTCTTAGATGACAATGCTAGTGATTTAGAAGCTACAAACACAAACATTCAAATCGGTTTTGGAGTAAAATTCTAA
- a CDS encoding tRNA-(ms[2]io[6]A)-hydroxylase, protein MLGLKLPTDPRWVNIVEKNIEDILTDHAYCEQKATSTAISLIVSFPEYTDLVQEMVALVKEEISHFKMVHDLIIKNGWVLGRDRKDDYVLQLITFFPKGGSRTTQLVHRLLYAALIEARSCERFRLLSEELEDKSLAEFYRNLMVSEANHYTMFLGFARQYGDRSEVDKKWDDLLEHEAQIMKNLSKKETIHG, encoded by the coding sequence ATGCTAGGACTTAAATTACCAACAGATCCACGTTGGGTAAATATAGTAGAAAAAAATATAGAAGACATCTTGACAGATCATGCTTACTGTGAGCAAAAAGCAACGAGTACTGCTATATCCTTAATTGTAAGTTTTCCTGAATACACAGACTTAGTTCAAGAAATGGTCGCTTTAGTAAAAGAAGAAATTAGCCACTTTAAAATGGTTCATGATTTAATTATTAAAAACGGTTGGGTTTTAGGAAGAGATCGCAAGGACGACTATGTTTTACAATTAATAACGTTTTTTCCTAAAGGTGGAAGCAGAACTACACAATTAGTGCATAGACTACTATATGCCGCTTTAATTGAAGCTAGAAGCTGCGAGCGCTTTAGATTATTATCTGAAGAATTAGAGGATAAATCTTTAGCTGAGTTTTACCGTAATCTTATGGTCAGCGAAGCTAACCACTACACCATGTTTTTAGGATTTGCTAGACAATATGGAGACCGATCTGAAGTTGATAAAAAATGGGATGATTTACTAGAGCACGAAGCTCAAATCATGAAAAATTTAAGTAAAAAAGAAACTATACACGGTTAA
- a CDS encoding SixA phosphatase family protein, which translates to MNKILQIIRHAKSSWEYNVEDHERPLKKRGVNDAVLVSKHLKTNFLNPDAIYCSTSKRTKSTAMLFVDVLDLKNVKFELKKQLYDFSGEAILESILSCDDSNNVLMVFGHNFALTKLCNLLGDIAIDNVTTSGFVQIEFAQNTWKSIKNGKTTKIVFPKHLK; encoded by the coding sequence ATGAATAAAATTCTACAAATTATTAGGCATGCCAAATCTTCATGGGAATATAATGTCGAAGATCACGAGCGTCCTTTAAAAAAAAGAGGAGTTAATGATGCTGTTTTAGTTTCTAAACACTTAAAAACTAATTTTTTAAATCCTGATGCTATTTATTGTAGCACCTCGAAAAGAACAAAAAGTACAGCTATGTTATTCGTCGATGTTTTAGATTTGAAAAACGTCAAATTTGAGCTAAAAAAACAACTTTATGACTTCTCAGGAGAAGCTATTTTGGAATCAATTTTAAGCTGTGATGACTCCAATAATGTGCTGATGGTTTTTGGACATAATTTTGCTTTAACTAAATTATGTAATTTGTTAGGAGATATAGCTATCGATAATGTTACTACTTCTGGATTTGTGCAAATAGAATTTGCTCAAAATACATGGAAAAGTATAAAAAATGGGAAAACAACAAAAATTGTATTTCCAAAACATTTAAAATAG
- a CDS encoding Ppx/GppA phosphatase family protein, protein MLNIQKYAAIDIGSNAVRLLISNIVEEKDKPTRFKKSSLVRVPVRLGADVFIKDEISEHNIQRMLDTIQAFKLLMQTHGVVKYKACATSAMREAKNGLEVAKLIKKKTGVQIDVIEGEEEAAIIAATDLQTYIDANKTYLYVDVGGGSTEFSVIDKGVKIASKSFKLGTVRLLNDMVKKEVWLELETWIKKQTASYEKIEVIGSGGNINKIFKVSGKVIGKPLSYFYLTSYYNMLQTYSYEERISILDLNQDRADVIIPATRIYLSAMKWCGAKDIYVPKIGLADGIIKSMYNDTVSSHTKLK, encoded by the coding sequence ATGCTTAATATTCAAAAATACGCAGCTATTGATATTGGATCTAACGCCGTTAGATTGTTGATATCGAATATTGTTGAGGAAAAGGATAAGCCCACGCGTTTTAAAAAAAGCTCGTTGGTAAGGGTTCCTGTCAGATTAGGAGCGGATGTATTTATAAAAGATGAAATTTCTGAACATAATATTCAGCGAATGCTTGATACTATTCAAGCGTTTAAGTTATTAATGCAAACGCACGGTGTGGTTAAGTATAAAGCATGTGCCACGTCAGCAATGCGCGAAGCTAAAAATGGGTTAGAAGTTGCTAAGTTAATAAAGAAGAAAACTGGAGTTCAAATTGATGTTATAGAAGGGGAAGAAGAAGCAGCTATTATTGCAGCCACAGATTTACAAACCTATATTGATGCTAATAAAACCTATTTGTATGTAGATGTAGGTGGGGGAAGTACAGAATTTTCTGTTATAGATAAAGGTGTGAAAATAGCGTCCAAATCCTTTAAATTAGGAACTGTTCGATTATTAAACGATATGGTTAAAAAGGAAGTTTGGTTAGAACTAGAAACTTGGATAAAAAAACAGACTGCAAGTTATGAGAAAATAGAGGTTATTGGGTCTGGAGGAAATATAAATAAAATTTTTAAAGTTTCAGGAAAAGTTATAGGTAAACCATTGTCTTACTTTTATTTAACGTCTTATTATAATATGTTACAAACGTATTCTTATGAAGAACGTATTTCAATATTAGATTTAAATCAAGATAGAGCGGATGTTATTATTCCAGCGACGCGTATCTATTTGTCAGCCATGAAATGGTGTGGCGCCAAAGATATTTATGTTCCAAAAATTGGACTTGCGGATGGTATCATAAAAAGTATGTATAATGATACAGTATCTAGTCATACAAAGTTAAAATAA
- a CDS encoding DUF4738 domain-containing protein: MNKFTLLILGLLIVFLNCDGRDRINKTPQEVLIENQLLDSFSENIKYFPKAYTETTTDTILSNGYRVTIKNYSDMKNSVLKTFETDSIINKHYFRENISEVEVFKDDEQIFKQIINDDFLSLKIADYISNEIYIDELKSLETNTVHLVASLCIPRTANCPIYDITIDEKGMHKIKKQS; this comes from the coding sequence ATGAATAAATTCACTCTTTTAATTTTAGGTCTCCTTATTGTATTTTTAAATTGTGATGGCCGTGATCGCATTAATAAAACACCACAAGAAGTATTAATAGAAAATCAACTATTAGACTCCTTCTCTGAAAACATAAAATACTTCCCAAAAGCGTATACTGAAACAACAACCGATACCATTCTAAGTAATGGCTACAGAGTCACTATCAAGAACTACTCTGATATGAAAAACTCAGTATTGAAAACATTTGAAACCGATTCCATTATAAACAAACACTATTTTAGAGAAAATATCTCAGAAGTAGAAGTATTTAAAGATGATGAACAGATTTTTAAACAAATTATAAACGATGATTTTCTATCGCTAAAAATAGCAGATTACATTAGTAATGAGATTTATATAGATGAATTAAAATCATTAGAAACCAATACAGTACACTTAGTTGCATCATTATGTATTCCTAGAACGGCAAATTGCCCCATTTATGACATAACAATAGATGAAAAAGGAATGCATAAAATAAAAAAACAAAGTTAA
- the ppk1 gene encoding polyphosphate kinase 1: protein MTNHIIDNKYINRELSWLQFNHRVLQEAADETVPLIERLRFLGIFSNNLDEFFKVRYATVKRIDYVGKAGKSQLGGIKASDLLEIITNIVIKHQTESLKILSDIQKKLEAENIFILREAKITKSQKQYLRKYFLDKVSPALVTIVLNSEIKLPNLKDSAAYLAVNMHMADSTNQYALIEISKNMDRFIVLPKDGETDYIIMLDDLLRLFLSDIFNIFDYNKITTHMIKITRDAELDLDSDLTKSFMEKMSDSVKDRQDGEPVRFVYDKTIDKSTLAFLMDKMGIDNTDSIIPGGRYHNRRDYMGFPSLGRTDLLYDKIVPLQVKGLSLQGSIFEAIAKKDFLLYAPYNTFSYVVKFLREAAIDPKVKTIKITIYRLAQISHVASSLINAAKNGKKVTVSMEIQARFDEEANIAYAEQMQREGINLIFGVQGLKVHSKMCIIEREEDKKIKRYGFISTGNFNESTAKIYTDYTLFTANQKILKDINKVFSFFEVNYKIYRFKHIITSPHYTKNKFFQLIDKEIANVKQGNPAYLKLKMNSISSYQMIDKLYEASQAGVKIQMIVRGICCLVPGVKGISENIEVISIVDKFLEHTRLYVFCNNNNPKVYISSADWMTRNIENRVEVSCPIYDQDIKEELLDTFEICWKDNVKARILNKAQNNSYKRNDAPKFRSQFEAYNYLKNKLDA, encoded by the coding sequence ATGACTAATCATATTATCGATAATAAATACATCAATAGGGAGTTAAGTTGGTTACAATTTAATCACCGCGTATTGCAGGAGGCTGCAGATGAAACTGTACCATTAATAGAAAGATTGCGTTTTTTGGGGATTTTTTCAAATAATTTAGACGAATTTTTTAAAGTACGTTATGCTACTGTAAAACGAATTGATTACGTAGGTAAGGCTGGTAAAAGTCAGCTTGGAGGAATAAAAGCTTCAGATTTATTAGAGATTATTACTAATATCGTAATCAAACATCAAACAGAAAGTTTAAAGATTTTAAGTGACATTCAAAAAAAGCTAGAAGCCGAAAATATTTTCATACTAAGAGAGGCAAAAATCACTAAATCTCAAAAACAATATCTTAGAAAGTACTTTTTAGATAAAGTGAGTCCAGCATTGGTTACTATAGTTTTAAATTCAGAAATTAAGTTACCTAATCTTAAAGATAGTGCCGCTTACTTAGCTGTTAATATGCATATGGCGGATAGTACTAACCAATATGCTTTAATAGAAATTTCTAAAAACATGGATCGCTTTATTGTCTTGCCTAAAGATGGTGAAACCGACTATATTATCATGTTAGACGATTTATTACGTTTATTCTTGAGTGATATTTTCAATATATTTGATTATAACAAAATCACTACTCATATGATTAAAATCACTAGAGATGCCGAATTGGATTTGGATAGTGATTTAACTAAAAGTTTCATGGAAAAGATGAGCGATAGTGTAAAGGATAGACAGGATGGAGAGCCTGTAAGATTTGTTTACGATAAAACTATTGATAAATCTACTTTAGCTTTTTTAATGGATAAAATGGGTATTGACAATACTGATAGTATTATACCTGGTGGACGTTACCATAATCGCAGAGATTATATGGGGTTTCCTAGCTTAGGGCGTACGGATTTATTATATGATAAAATAGTTCCATTACAAGTTAAAGGGTTGAGTTTACAAGGTAGTATTTTTGAAGCGATAGCTAAAAAGGACTTTTTATTATATGCACCTTATAATACGTTTTCTTATGTTGTTAAGTTTTTAAGAGAAGCAGCTATAGACCCAAAAGTAAAAACGATAAAAATTACTATTTACAGACTTGCTCAGATATCTCATGTAGCTAGTTCTTTAATTAATGCTGCAAAAAACGGTAAAAAAGTGACTGTTTCTATGGAGATCCAAGCACGTTTTGATGAAGAAGCAAATATTGCTTATGCAGAACAGATGCAGCGGGAAGGTATCAATTTGATTTTTGGAGTACAAGGGCTTAAAGTACACAGCAAAATGTGTATTATTGAGCGTGAAGAAGATAAAAAAATAAAACGTTATGGTTTTATCAGTACAGGAAACTTTAACGAATCTACAGCTAAAATATATACTGATTACACCTTATTTACAGCTAATCAAAAAATATTAAAAGACATAAATAAAGTGTTTAGCTTTTTTGAAGTTAATTATAAAATTTATCGATTTAAACATATAATTACTTCTCCGCATTATACTAAAAATAAATTTTTTCAATTAATAGATAAGGAAATTGCTAATGTTAAGCAAGGTAACCCTGCTTACTTAAAACTGAAAATGAATAGCATTTCTAGTTATCAAATGATTGATAAATTATATGAAGCTAGTCAAGCTGGTGTAAAAATACAAATGATTGTTAGAGGTATTTGCTGTTTAGTACCCGGAGTAAAGGGAATTAGTGAAAATATAGAGGTGATAAGCATAGTGGATAAGTTTTTAGAACATACAAGACTTTATGTTTTTTGTAATAATAATAATCCTAAAGTATATATATCATCTGCAGATTGGATGACAAGAAATATAGAGAATAGGGTAGAAGTGAGTTGTCCTATTTACGACCAAGATATAAAGGAAGAGTTATTAGATACATTTGAGATTTGTTGGAAGGATAATGTTAAGGCCAGAATTTTAAACAAAGCTCAAAACAATTCCTATAAAAGAAATGATGCTCCTAAATTTAGGTCACAATTTGAAGCTTATAATTATTTAAAAAATAAATTAGATGCTTAA